From the genome of Propionispora vibrioides:
CCTTGATCAAACAGATAAATGCCAAGCTGGTTGGGCACTTTCGCTACTATGGGGTAACCGACAACAGCAATGGAATCCATACCTTTGGATACTGCGTACGGCGTAAATTGTTTGAAATACTCAATCGCAGAAGCCAAAAGAAGAGCTTGACGTGGGAAGGATTTGCAAAACTAACAGATAGATTCCCGCTAGCAAAAGCGAGAATCTATGTGAATATCTATGGCTAAACGTAAGTAAATGCTGCTATGAAGAGCCGGATGCCTTAATAGGGCAAGTCCGGTTCCGTGAGGGGGGCTGGAATGTGAGTTCCGCCTCTACTCGACCGCCTTGAGGAAAAGAAAACTCCTGTCCAATCCCCTAGCGGATTTGACAGGAGTCTGTTCAATTAGTGATTTTTATTGACATTAAAGTGCTTGTATCTGTCTCTGACTTCGGCTCGTTTAGCGTTGTTGAACCGGTCAAGCGTACCGACAAGGTAGCCGGTGATGCGGCGAATCCGTTCAAACGGTATAGAGCCGGTCTCGCTGCGGCCGCATTTGGGGCAGGTTTCACCGATGATTCCTTTATAGCCGCATACGGGGTCACGATCGACCGGGTGGTTGATCGAACCGTAGCCTACACCTTGTTCTTTCATGCAGCGGATAACCGATTCAAAGGCGTCCAGGTTATCGGAGGGATCGCCGTCCAGCTCAATGTAGGTAATGTGGCCGCCGTTAGTAAATTTGTGATAGGGGGCTTCCAAACGGATTTTTTCAAAGGCGCTGAGCGGATAGTACACGGGAATATGGAAGGAGTTGGTGTAATATTCGCGCTCGGTGATGCCCGGCAGGCTGCCGAAACGTTTACGGTCGATTTCAATAAATCTTCCCGACAGACCTTCCGCCGGTGTGGCAATTAAGGAGAAGTTCAGCCGGTATTTGGCCGCTGCATCGTCCATGCGCCGACGCATATGAGCGATGATTTCCAGGCCAAGCCGTTGCATTTCTTCCGATTCGCCATGATGTTTTCCCGTAAGGGCTTTCAGGCATTCGGCCAATCCGATAAAACCAACCGTCAGGGTGCCATGCTTCAGCACTTCCCGTATTTCGTCATCAGGACCCAGTTTTTCCGAATCAAGCCAAACGCCGTCCCCCATCAGGAAGGGGAAGTTGCGGACTTTTTTGCGACACTGTATTTCAAACCGGTCTAATAGTTGATCAATGCATAAATCAATCAAATGGTCCAGGCGAGTATAAAATTCGGGTATGGTGTTGCTTTCAATACCAAGGCGCGGCAAATTAATGGAAGTAAAGCTAAGGTTGCCCCGGCTGTAGACGATTTCGCGGGTGGGATCGTTCACATTGCCGATGACGCGGGTACGGCAGCCCATATAGGCGATTTCGGTTTCAGGTTGTCCGTCTTTGTAATATTGGAAATTAAACGGAGCATCAATAAACGAGAAGTTGGGAAAGAGCCGCTTGGCGCTGACCCGGCAGGCCAGTTTGAACAGGTCATAGTTAGGATCGGTGGGGTGATAGTTAATGCCCTCTTTGATTTTAAATATTTGGATTGGAAAAATCGGAGTTTCTCCATAGCCCAGGCCAGCTTCGGTCGCCAGCATAACATTCTTGATGACCAGCCGTCCTTCCGGTGAAGTATCGGTGCCGTAGTTGATCGAGCTGAACGGAACCTGCGCCCCGGCGCGGCTGTGCATGGTATTTAGGTTGTGAATAAGCGCTTCCATCGCTTGATAGGTCGCCCGGTCGGTTTCGGTCAGGGCTTGTTCAAAAGCAAAGGCCTGGGCCTTTTGCAGCAGGCCGGTGTCAAAGGTACGGGAAAGGAGCGTTGCTTCTTCCGCCAGATAGCCGTTGGTGTTGGAAATTTCCGGCGTCAGGTGAAGGCGTTCACCAATATCGTTGGCGGTTTCGGCCACCAGGTCTTTGACTTCCTGTTTACTGCCGGCGGAGAAGGAAAGAATCTGGATTA
Proteins encoded in this window:
- a CDS encoding group II intron maturase-specific domain-containing protein; the encoded protein is LIKQINAKLVGHFRYYGVTDNSNGIHTFGYCVRRKLFEILNRRSQKKSLTWEGFAKLTDRFPLAKARIYVNIYG
- a CDS encoding anaerobic ribonucleoside triphosphate reductase, encoding MITTIVKRDGREVPFNLEKISTAINKALQAAGNGDERLAMTLAGQVAQEASQVTTNSPSVEEIQDIVEKVLIDADLSKAAKAYILYRAERTRAREMNTRLMRTYEEITHSDSRESNLKRDNANIDGDTAMGSMLKYGSEGAKIYNEMYMLKPEHAKAHRDGDIHIHDFEFYTLTTTCCQIDIQKLFKDGFSTGHGYLREPNDIASYSALACIAIQSNQNDQHGGQSIPNFDYGLSDGVRKTFARKYLDSLIQILSFSAGSKQEVKDLVAETANDIGERLHLTPEISNTNGYLAEEATLLSRTFDTGLLQKAQAFAFEQALTETDRATYQAMEALIHNLNTMHSRAGAQVPFSSINYGTDTSPEGRLVIKNVMLATEAGLGYGETPIFPIQIFKIKEGINYHPTDPNYDLFKLACRVSAKRLFPNFSFIDAPFNFQYYKDGQPETEIAYMGCRTRVIGNVNDPTREIVYSRGNLSFTSINLPRLGIESNTIPEFYTRLDHLIDLCIDQLLDRFEIQCRKKVRNFPFLMGDGVWLDSEKLGPDDEIREVLKHGTLTVGFIGLAECLKALTGKHHGESEEMQRLGLEIIAHMRRRMDDAAAKYRLNFSLIATPAEGLSGRFIEIDRKRFGSLPGITEREYYTNSFHIPVYYPLSAFEKIRLEAPYHKFTNGGHITYIELDGDPSDNLDAFESVIRCMKEQGVGYGSINHPVDRDPVCGYKGIIGETCPKCGRSETGSIPFERIRRITGYLVGTLDRFNNAKRAEVRDRYKHFNVNKNH